A window from Carassius gibelio isolate Cgi1373 ecotype wild population from Czech Republic chromosome B3, carGib1.2-hapl.c, whole genome shotgun sequence encodes these proteins:
- the LOC127953790 gene encoding uncharacterized protein LOC127953790, translated as MYLIVEFEGEGTTGPAAKSWYADGYSWWPPYKDLDRLLKSVRTMEAPQPEKGWTRHRARILHESASFQNVANNWKKASYTSDINSEPEIAGKRIPKKKTSTDHIYSSDEEAAEPPIKKRKAANKTSVPPAPKPPAIPKLKKKGPIVQPQVSQSRAVNALSNSCVNQQQRDTEDQQQTWCESLPSFQAPLRMSQPDHDGDSWCVAHPNTQEHTFAVLRPSGDHQGRGQTPVGISQADHHSDSWSAHPPDTQEHTFTVLRPSGDYQGRTQTPAGISQADHHSDSWSAHPPDTQEQTFSVLRPSGAHQGRTLTPVGVFQVDHHGDGWSAHPPNTQGTSCGRQENPVLSTVTNQCTSVERAILETLEKMDMKINHLTSLVQSLVGNRRIVPQMQMAEEEEGGVFPLASIADLDRLEQRLADRGFMQRMVNRLSISGGPSMKKTVWRICSKVFSTDVARQLNWCGRGDKRGIRKSQIGALLIASAMRNPVLLSPTEADAEKFIKDFLRLAPGRI; from the exons atgtacctaaTCGTGGAGTTTGAGGGAGAAGGGACGACTGGACCAGCTGCCAAGTCCTGGTATGCAGATGGCTACTCCTGGTGGCCACCATATAAAGATCTTGACAGGTTGCTGAAGAGTGTTCGGACAATGGAGGCACCACAGCCAGAAAAAGGGTGGACCCGACATAGAGCAAGAATCCTGCACGAGTCTG CATCTTTTCAGAATGTAGCCAACAATTGGAAGAAGGCCAGCTATACTTCTGACATAAACTCAGAACCTGAAATTGCTGGAAAAAGGATTCCCAA AAAGAAAACAAGTACAGATCATATATACTCATCAGATGAAGAGGCAGCAGAACcacccattaaaaaaagaaaagctgcaaACAAAACAAGTGTTCCACCTGCACCAAAACCTCCAGCCAttccaaaactaaaaaaaaaag GTCCTATTGTGCAACCTCAGGTTTCACAGAGCAGAGCAGTAAACGCTCTCAGCAACT CATGCGTCAATCAGCAACAAAGGGACACGGAAGACCAACAACAGACCTGGTGTGAGAGTCTCCCCAGCTTCCAAG CTCCACTGCGTATGTCTCAGCCAGACCATGACGGAGACAGCTGGTGTGTTGCTCACCCTAACACACAAG AGCACACGTTTGCTGTCCTGAGACCCTCAGGGGACCACCAAGGAAGAGGCCAGA CTCCAGTGGGCATCTCTCAGGCGGACCATCATAGCGACAGCTGGAGTGCTCATCCACCTGACACACAAG AGCACACCTTTACTGTCTTGAGACCCTCAGGTGACTACCAAGGAAGAACACAGA CTCCAGCGGGCATCTCTCAGGCAGACCATCATAGCGACAGCTGGAGTGCTCATCCACCTGACACACAAG AGCAAACCTTTTCTGTCCTGAGACCCTCAGGGGCACACCAAGGAAGAACACTGA CTCCAGTGGGCGTCTTTCAGGTAGACCATCATGGAGACGGCTGGAGTGCTCATCCACCTAACACACAAG GTACTTCTTGTGGGAGACAGGAAAATCCAGTCTTGAGTACTGTAACAAATCAATGTACAT CTGTAGAAAGGGCAATTCTGGAAACACTAGAGAAAATGGACATGAAGATCAACCATCTGACTTCACTGGTCCAGTCTCTAGTGGGGAACAGGCGTATTGTACCCCAAATGCAGATGGCTGAAGAGGAAGAGGGTGGTGTCTTTCCTCTAGCATCTATTGCAGACCTAGATAGGCTGGAACAAAGACTGGCAGACAGAGGGTTTATGCAGAGAATG gtgaacagATTATCCATCAGTGGCGGGCCGAGCATGAAGAAAACCGTATGGAGGATTTGCTCCAAGGTGTTCTCCACTGACGTCGCCCGGCAGTTGAACTGGTGCGGGAGGGGAGACAAAAGAGGGATCCGAAAATCACAAATCGGAGCACTCCTAATAG CTTCAGCTATGAGGAACCCCGTCCTTCTGTCTCCAACCGAAGCAGACGCGGAAAAATTTATAAAAGATTTCCTACGCTTGGCCCCAGGGaggatttaa